TTATTCTGAATATCATGTACGTCTTACCGTTTTCCCATATTTTAAAAGCCAGAAGAAAAAGGTAAATACGACAAGTTTTGCAAAAAAGAGTAAcatgtttatttatttatttaactattaataatttttttatatttttttgttaat
This region of Plasmodium reichenowi strain SY57 chromosome Unknown, whole genome shotgun sequence genomic DNA includes:
- a CDS encoding parasite-infected erythrocyte surface protein, whose protein sequence is MLLFFAKLVVFTFFFWLLKYGKT